ATGCCACACCCGGCGCAGTGGCCCGACTGGCTGGGACCCATGCTGGGATTCCTTGTGGATTTACCGCTGCCGCTGGTCCTGGTTGTCAGCACCACTGCGCCGGGTGTGGCCAGCAGTCTGAGGCCTGCGCTCGGGCAATTTGCCCGCCCCCGTCTGCATGCCGTCACCTTGCCGCCCATCAGCGTCCAAGAGGTGATGCGCCTCCTGGACAGGCTACCATCGACTGATTCTCAACACCTCTCGGCACCGGACGATCTGCTCCGTGCGCACGCCACCCGGCTGGTTCAGCGCTCGGAGGGCATCCCCATGTATATCCGGGCATTGCTGGACGACAATGACCGGGTGCTCCAGGGGGACGCCCGGTTGCCTGTGCAGGTCCGTGACCGGCTGTTGGCCCACCTGTCCAGCTTTCCCACGTTACTGCAAGAGCAGTTTGCGAAACTGGCGCAGATCTACGGACGCTTTGACCCTGCGCTGGCCAGCACACTGCTGGGCGAATCCGCCACGGAGGTCTTGCGAATCGGCCTCCTGAGCGGCGTGCTGGTTCCCGCTGGAGCGGCCGAGCGGCTGACACTGCCGCAACTGACCCACCGTATCAGCGACACCGAGAACCACCTGACCTTCGCCAGCGAGGTGCTGCGTAGCGCACTGGCCTCCTCACTCCCGCCCCAAGAGCGCCAGACCGTCCGCGCCACACTGGCGAACCTGCTGCTGCCCTGCGAGCCACATCTGAGTCTGATCTACGCAGCCCGCGCCGGGCTGCAGGAGTTATCTGAGGCAGCGGACGACGCCCTGCCAGCCCCGCCGCTCATCCCCTGTGAACGACAGGCTCGCACACAACTGGTCGTGGCGCCGGAGACGTTGCCGCATGCCCGCCACGAGGTCCGCACCCCTGGCGGCTACCGGGTGGGGCTGGACAGCGGTTATCTGGAGGTGCTGCGGCGGGGACCACCCGGTCCGCCCCCGCTGTTGACCCTGCTGTTGCCCGGCCAGGGCAGAGGCCACTGGACGCTGAGTGCAAGAGTCGATGTGGTCAGCCCCCCTCAGCCCGGTATGCCTATTTCTCCCTTTCTCCTGGGGGTACAGACGGGAGCCGGCCCACGCATGGTCTATGCCACAGGAACCATTCCGGACCAGACCGTAGACGGCATGGAGCAGCGTTTCGGAGGAGTACTGCCGTTGGGTCACTGGTTTTCCCTGACGGGTCAGGGGGAGGCCGGTCTGCTGGAACTGAGTGTCCGGGCCAGGGACGTCGCCCTGACCGTGGGCGCACTGTGCTGGGGCAACCAGACCCTGCGTGACCTGTGCCGGACTGCGTTCCTTCAGGAGGCGCGCGTCGCAAGAAGCTGGGCGCCTACGCCATAGCAGGGTTGATGGCATAGGCGCCCAGCGGCCTAGAGGGCACCGTGGGACTACACACCAGGTGCATTGCCCGGGGCATGCCTACGGCTACCATCATTGAACGCCTTTGACTGGCGTCAGTCGGCATCCTGAGCAGGATGAGCGCTGGACCTAGCCCAGCGGTGCGGTTCTTCGCCACCCTGACGAGGGAAAGCGCCCTCCTAACCTATGTTGCGTCAGGTGACCATCATCACCTTCTGCCACCGTTCGGCCATGCGCCTTTCTACCCTGCATATCCTTCCCGCCCTATTGCTGACTTCCAGCGCCTGGGCCGTCCAACTCCCACCCCTAAGCGGCATCTGGGCACTTCGGACGGCTCTTCCTGAGGGCAGCGCTGTGCTGGGTGACGCTCAGCCCGCAGCTGAAGTGTTTATTTCTAACACCCATGTAAGGGGGCAATTCGGGTGCGGACGGTTTCAGGGTGATTTGACGGCCAGCGATTTGAAAGTAAGGTTTTCCGTGCGGACCCTGCCGCCCTCGCCAACCGAACGGTGCGTGTACGCCGGCGACAACCCACTGGTCAATGCGCTCAACAGTGCGACGCGCTACGCCATCGGGCAGCGTCAGCTGGTGGTTTTTTCAGGAAAGACGCGGTTGGTCTTTGAGCGCATCGGCTTCGTAACACCCAGCCGCAAGTAAGGGGCAACAAATGACGCGGCCAAGGCCGGTCCAATGCGGGGCTTCCGGATAGATGGTGTCGCTTTTACAGAAGACTCCAGGCCAGTTGCGTCCATACAGCCATCCCGTCAGTGCAGGCAAGGCGACACCTTCTGACCGCCGTCCGCCCGCCTGGGCGAGGCTGTCGGTCTGGGAGAGTCTGGTTCACGCACACTGGAGAGGCTCCCGCCGAGACCCAACTTGGGTTGAAAGGCAGTAGCGTCCACACATTCGGCTTCCTGCCACAGTAAGAGTTGAGTGTGGCGCTCATGCTTATCATTGTGAGAACATGACCCGTCTTGCCCGCTACCTCTCAGCGCGCTCAGCGCACTCGGACGGTTGGCGACTGATCCTGCTGCTGGCCATGCCCGTTGCAGCAGTTGCTTTCTTCCTGGGCGCTATTCTCGATCCGCTGAGTGGGCAGGCCACCCCCTTCGATATGCTGGCCTATCCTGCCCTCACCATCGGGCTGCTGGTTCTGGAGCTGGCGCTGTGGCGCAAACCGCGCTCCACCGACCGGGTGGTCACCGCCCTGGTCCTACTGTCCTGCGCCTTCTTCCTCAGCAAATTGATCTATCTGCTGTACTTCCTTCCACCGGGGCCTTCCGTCCAGGTGGAAATGACCGAATCGTTTTTCTGGATTCCAGCGGTCTACGTGCTCTCCCTATTCATTCCCAGTCTGAAGGCCGCGCGCAACATCACCTTTGTCTTCTTCGCGGCCATGGTGCTGTGCAGCGTCGGCTATGCGGCCCTGAACGGCTGGACCACGCAGTCGGGCGGCGTGCTGTTCGCGCTGATCGAGATGTTGCTCGCCAATCTGACGCTGCTGACGCTGACGCAGGCGTTCATCGGATACAAGGACCGTCTCTCCAGTGTTCAGGCGCAGGCCCAGACCTTGCAGCGCCTCGTTCACACGGACCTGCTGACCGGGCTGCCCAGCCGCCTGCGCCTGGAGAGGGAACTGGGCCACGCGGTGGAACGCGGCGAGGCCTTCACCCTGCTGTTTATCGACGTGGACGGTTTCAAGATGGTCAACGATACCCTGGGCCACAGCGCGGGCGACGAGGTGCTCCGGAATCTGGCCGGACGCCTGCAGTCGGTCCTCCAGCAGAGGGACCTGGCAGCCCGCATCGGCGGCGACGAATTTGTGGTGATCGTCCGTGATACACCGCCCGCGTGGTCCGCCGCTCTAGCCCAGCAACTGCTGGCCGGACTGATTCTCCCCTTCACGGTCCGCGGACAGCAGATCCAGCTCAGCGCCAGCATCGGGATCAGCGTCTACCCCGACGACAGTCAGGACGCCGAAACCCTGCTCAGGCATGCGGACGCCGCGATGTATCAGGTCAAGCGCTCCGGGCGTAATGGAGTCCGGCGCTTCGATGCGGCGCTTGACGCCGAGCTGGAGCGCACCGTTTTGCTGACCCGTGAATTTCAGTCCGCACTGACCAGAGACCAGTTGACGTTGGTCTACCAGCCGATCTACAACCTTAAAACGGGCGAGTTGAGCAAGATTGAAGCCCTGGTGCGCTGGACCCACCCCGAATTCGGCGTGATCTCGCCCAGTGTCTTTATTCCCATCGCCGAGACCAGTGGGCAGATCATGTCGGTGGGCCGCTGGGTACTGGAGCAGGCCTGCTTGCAAGCCTGTCGCTGGCGTGAACACCACGGCTGGGCTGGAACAGTCACGGTCAATGTTTCGCCGGTTCAGTTCGCGCAGCCTGGATTCGTCGACGAGGTCAAACAGGCCCTGCTGCTGAGCGGTCTGCCTGCCCACAAACTGGAACTCGAACTGACCGAGGGCGCGGTCATTCATAGTCCCACCCTGGTGCAGACCGCTTTAAGGGGGCTGCAACGGCTTGGGGTGGAAATCGCCATTGACGACTTCGGCACCGGGTACTCCTCCCTGGCCTATCTGCGCGATCTACCGATCGGCTGCATCAAGATTGACCGCTCGTTTACCGAAGATCTCGCCTCGCCCCGCCGCGCGCCGCAGTACGCCGTAGCGCTTATCACGGCCATCGTGGGCATTGCCCGGACGCTTGACCTGCAGGTGGTGGCCGAGGGCGTCGAGACACACGAGCAGGTGGAGGCCGTCCGCGGCCTGGGCTGCGACTTCGCGCAGGGCTATTTCTTTGCCCGCCCCCTGGACGCCGGTCGAATGGACGAACTGCTGGACCCGGGCCAGCCCGAGCTGAACGTCGGCTGGCACAAGCGCCTGAACTGAAGCAGAGGATGGGGCATGCCAGAGAACAGATGTGCGGCCCGGCGTGTCCAGCAGACACGCTACCTTGGGGAATCCACTCTCATTCGATATTTTCGGAGGTCCCATGGTCCCCAGCGCCAGTCCAGTACTCTATTGCCCCCCCACCACCAAGCTCGATTCCCGTGAACTGCTGGACCGCATCTGCGTTCGCCCACCGTACTTCGCGCTGGAAGCGCTCCGCTGCGATGATCAAGACCTGCTGGCCGAGGTTCAGGCCGAACTGCCCCGCAGCGCTGAACTCGGCCCCATCCAGGGCGCAGAACTGAGCCGGCACGCCGCCATCGCGGGCCTGTGTGTAGCGGCAATGGCGCAGCCGGACGATCAACGCCGCTATTACCTGGCCCAGCGCGCCACCTACTGGGGCTTTGCCAACCGCGCGCCTTACGGTTCCCGGATCACCCTGCGGGCCAGCCTGCTGGACCTGACCCGGCGGGAGGCCACGGCCCGCATCCACGCGTCTGCCGGGGGACAACCGCTGGCCGAGGTCGAGGTGCAATACACGATCCTGACGGACAATGCCTTCGCCCGGTTGTTTCGCTCACGCGAGCGCGCCGACATTGTGGGGCAGCCGCTGGACCGGATGCCGCCGCTGCCTGCAGGCAGGCTCTCGCGAGAGGGTGACCTGTGGACCCGCCACATTGCCGAGGTTCCCGTCGCCGCCTGTGCCGGTCATTTCGAGCGTTACCCGGCCATGCCCGTGGCCATCCTGATGGGTCAGCTCTCCCAGCTCGCCGGCCTGAGTCTGGGCCAGGATCAGCCGTTCTGGATTCCACAGGCCAGCGTCGAAGCCCATGACTTCTGCTGGGCCGGCGAGCCGGTGACCTTCAGTGCGAGGGCTACCACCCGCGAGGGAGACCTGAACCACTTCGCGTGCCAGGCTGTGGCCTCAGAGCGGACGGTGGGTCAGATGCAATTGACCCTGCAGCGCCCCACCGAAAAGCCCGCGCAGCAAGACATCGACGGGACTTTCCTT
The genomic region above belongs to Deinococcus humi and contains:
- a CDS encoding putative bifunctional diguanylate cyclase/phosphodiesterase; amino-acid sequence: MTRLARYLSARSAHSDGWRLILLLAMPVAAVAFFLGAILDPLSGQATPFDMLAYPALTIGLLVLELALWRKPRSTDRVVTALVLLSCAFFLSKLIYLLYFLPPGPSVQVEMTESFFWIPAVYVLSLFIPSLKAARNITFVFFAAMVLCSVGYAALNGWTTQSGGVLFALIEMLLANLTLLTLTQAFIGYKDRLSSVQAQAQTLQRLVHTDLLTGLPSRLRLERELGHAVERGEAFTLLFIDVDGFKMVNDTLGHSAGDEVLRNLAGRLQSVLQQRDLAARIGGDEFVVIVRDTPPAWSAALAQQLLAGLILPFTVRGQQIQLSASIGISVYPDDSQDAETLLRHADAAMYQVKRSGRNGVRRFDAALDAELERTVLLTREFQSALTRDQLTLVYQPIYNLKTGELSKIEALVRWTHPEFGVISPSVFIPIAETSGQIMSVGRWVLEQACLQACRWREHHGWAGTVTVNVSPVQFAQPGFVDEVKQALLLSGLPAHKLELELTEGAVIHSPTLVQTALRGLQRLGVEIAIDDFGTGYSSLAYLRDLPIGCIKIDRSFTEDLASPRRAPQYAVALITAIVGIARTLDLQVVAEGVETHEQVEAVRGLGCDFAQGYFFARPLDAGRMDELLDPGQPELNVGWHKRLN